One genomic segment of Petrotoga sp. 9PWA.NaAc.5.4 includes these proteins:
- a CDS encoding carbohydrate ABC transporter permease produces MKISSRKRLNYFLIEICLIAVSLAMFLPFILAISMSFMGPTEVYSYPPKFLPSSLNFQNYLDALKLVPLGKMLWNSLIVATFITLGKLITGTLAAFAFSSFRFKGKNILFSTLFITLFLPAETVMILPLFMIMSKFGWVNTYWALIIPFTASATNTFLFRQHFMSIPQTLEDAAKIDGATPMQYFFRILIPLSGPMIAGASIINFVYAWNMYLWPLIVTMDDRMKTAQIGVKMLISAESTNNWGVIMAGTLMVAIPTLIIFFLLQDLFVKSLVSSGLKE; encoded by the coding sequence ATGAAGATAAGCTCAAGAAAAAGACTAAATTATTTTTTGATAGAAATATGTTTAATAGCGGTATCATTAGCAATGTTTTTACCCTTTATTCTCGCAATTTCCATGAGCTTTATGGGTCCTACAGAAGTCTATTCTTATCCGCCAAAATTTTTACCTTCAAGCTTAAATTTTCAAAATTATTTAGATGCTTTAAAACTAGTTCCTCTTGGAAAAATGTTATGGAATTCTTTGATTGTAGCTACTTTTATTACATTGGGAAAGTTAATTACCGGTACTTTGGCAGCTTTCGCCTTTTCTTCCTTTAGATTTAAAGGGAAAAACATTCTTTTTTCTACTTTGTTTATAACTCTATTTTTACCTGCAGAAACCGTTATGATATTACCTCTTTTTATGATAATGTCAAAATTTGGGTGGGTAAATACATATTGGGCTTTAATAATACCTTTTACTGCTTCAGCGACAAACACTTTTTTATTTAGACAACATTTTATGTCTATACCTCAAACTTTAGAAGATGCTGCGAAGATTGATGGTGCTACTCCTATGCAATATTTTTTCAGAATACTCATTCCTTTATCAGGGCCAATGATTGCAGGGGCGTCTATAATTAATTTTGTTTATGCTTGGAATATGTATCTTTGGCCGTTAATAGTAACAATGGATGACAGGATGAAAACAGCACAAATTGGTGTAAAAATGCTTATTTCCGCAGAATCCACAAATAATTGGGGTGTAATAATGGCTGGTACTCTAATGGTAGCTATTCCAACATTAATAATATTTTTCTTACTTCAAGATTTATTTGTTAAAAGTTTGGTAAGTAGTGGATTAAAAGAATAG